A genome region from Brachymonas denitrificans includes the following:
- the smc gene encoding chromosome segregation protein SMC — translation MRLNSIKLSGFKSFAEPTNFMLPGQLVGVVGPNGCGKSNIMDAVRWVLGESKASELRGESMQDVIFNGTTSRKPASRSSVELVFDNASHRAGGQWNQFSEIAVKRVLTRDGGSSYFINNQPVRRRDVQDVFLGTGLGPRAYAIIGQGTISRIIESRPEELRLFLEEAAGVSKYKERRRETENRLHDTRENLTRVEDILRELNSNLEKLEKQAEVAQKYQGLQQTGTRRLHQLWYLKREDAAADQHKVKADVDAAHTALEARMAEMRRTESELEAIRQAHYAAGDQVNLAQGKLYEATAEVGKLEAEIRFVVENRQRAEQRLQQLGEQLFHWNERQLEAEAEREALAAQDMESEEKAAILAAQVEEQAMQLPELEDALRQAQQKSAEQRGAVVQVQQQIQVLAAEQRSIDEQVRQQEQRRERLLADRKALAAPEEARLLQMQTELAGSAEQLEIVQARLAELQDMVPQLDEQRRTAQQALNEETRKQADLSARREALRALQEKVKSDGKLAPWLHKHGLGEMHRLWSRLHVQPGWETALEAALRERMGALEVSRLESVRAFASDAPPAKLSFYATPVAPATASAGSLPRMVDLLRVHESGLLAILTEWLHGCYTAGSLDEALAQRDKLQPGEAIYVQSGHAVTAHSVDFYAQDSEQAGLLARAQEIENLDKELRAQQFIHEESRTALNRAEAAYADASQRLSQARREASESQTAHHQLQVEVLRLSQQAEQMRARSDQIGTDLEEIDALLEDLQERRMTAEGRFEELDMQLADAQERHAQFDEKVIEGERKLATCREQQRSLERAAQEATFAQRSVQARAAELQRTLGTAAQQLQALQAEQQRARQDLESLTAATAENGLQQALDAKLEREQQLAAQRSTYEDLTSKLRASDERRLALERELEPLRQRITELQLKEQAARIGVEQYAQSLAEAQVDDAEIARSIEEEGVRLHGLQTEIDRIQREIAALGAVNLAAMEELASSRERKTFLDAQSADLMDAIDTLEDAIRKIDGETRELLGSTFETVNEHFGRMFPELFGGGQARLIMTGDEILDSGVQVMAQPPGKKNQTIHLLSGGEKALTAIALVFAIFQLNPAPFCLLDEVDAPLDDANTERYAKLVTAMSRQGTQFLFISHNKIAMEMAEQLIGVTMQEQGVSRIVAVDMESAVSMAEVA, via the coding sequence GTGCGCCTCAATTCGATCAAACTTTCCGGATTCAAGTCGTTTGCCGAACCGACCAACTTCATGCTGCCAGGGCAGCTGGTGGGCGTGGTCGGCCCCAACGGCTGCGGCAAGTCCAACATCATGGATGCCGTGCGCTGGGTGCTGGGTGAGAGCAAGGCGAGCGAACTGCGCGGCGAATCCATGCAGGATGTGATCTTCAACGGCACCACCTCGCGCAAGCCGGCCAGCCGCAGCAGCGTGGAGCTGGTGTTCGACAACGCCAGCCACCGCGCTGGCGGGCAGTGGAACCAGTTCTCCGAAATCGCCGTCAAACGCGTGCTGACGCGCGATGGCGGCAGCAGCTACTTCATCAACAACCAGCCGGTGCGCCGGCGCGACGTGCAGGACGTGTTCCTGGGCACCGGCCTGGGGCCACGGGCCTACGCCATCATCGGGCAGGGCACCATCAGCCGCATCATCGAGAGCCGGCCGGAAGAACTGCGCCTGTTTCTGGAAGAGGCGGCGGGCGTCAGCAAGTACAAGGAACGCCGCCGCGAGACCGAAAACCGCCTGCACGATACGCGCGAGAACCTGACGCGCGTGGAGGACATCCTGCGCGAACTCAACAGCAACCTGGAAAAGCTGGAAAAGCAGGCCGAAGTGGCGCAGAAATACCAGGGGCTGCAGCAGACCGGCACGCGCCGCCTGCACCAGTTGTGGTATCTCAAACGTGAGGATGCGGCGGCAGACCAGCACAAGGTCAAGGCCGACGTGGATGCCGCGCACACTGCGCTGGAAGCGCGCATGGCCGAAATGCGCCGTACCGAAAGCGAGCTGGAGGCGATCCGCCAGGCCCATTACGCCGCCGGTGACCAGGTCAACCTGGCCCAGGGCAAGCTGTACGAGGCCACAGCAGAGGTCGGCAAGTTGGAAGCAGAGATCCGCTTCGTGGTGGAAAACCGCCAGCGTGCCGAGCAGCGCCTGCAGCAACTGGGTGAACAGCTGTTCCACTGGAACGAACGCCAGCTCGAGGCCGAGGCCGAGCGCGAAGCGCTGGCAGCGCAGGACATGGAGTCCGAAGAGAAGGCAGCTATCCTGGCCGCGCAGGTCGAGGAACAGGCCATGCAGCTGCCGGAGCTGGAAGATGCCCTGCGGCAGGCGCAGCAGAAGTCGGCCGAGCAGCGCGGGGCTGTGGTGCAGGTGCAGCAGCAGATCCAGGTGCTGGCTGCCGAGCAGCGCAGCATCGACGAGCAGGTGCGCCAGCAGGAGCAGCGCCGCGAGCGCCTGCTGGCCGACCGCAAGGCCCTGGCCGCACCCGAGGAGGCACGGCTGCTGCAGATGCAGACCGAGCTGGCCGGCAGTGCCGAGCAGCTGGAGATCGTGCAGGCGCGCCTGGCCGAACTGCAGGACATGGTGCCGCAGCTGGACGAGCAGCGCCGCACGGCGCAGCAGGCCCTGAACGAGGAAACGCGCAAGCAGGCTGATCTGTCGGCCCGCCGCGAGGCGCTGCGGGCGCTGCAGGAGAAGGTCAAGTCCGATGGCAAGCTGGCGCCCTGGCTGCACAAGCACGGTCTCGGCGAGATGCACCGCCTGTGGTCGCGCCTGCACGTGCAGCCGGGCTGGGAAACTGCGCTGGAAGCCGCGCTGCGCGAACGCATGGGCGCGCTGGAAGTCAGCCGGCTCGAATCCGTCCGCGCCTTCGCCAGCGATGCGCCGCCTGCCAAGCTGAGTTTCTACGCCACGCCGGTCGCCCCGGCAACCGCAAGCGCGGGCAGCCTGCCGCGTATGGTCGATCTGCTGCGCGTGCACGAGTCCGGCCTGCTGGCGATCCTGACCGAGTGGCTGCATGGCTGCTACACCGCCGGTTCGCTCGACGAGGCACTGGCCCAGCGCGACAAACTGCAACCCGGCGAAGCCATCTACGTGCAATCCGGCCATGCTGTTACTGCGCACAGCGTGGATTTCTACGCGCAGGACAGCGAGCAGGCCGGCCTGCTGGCGCGCGCACAGGAAATCGAGAACCTCGACAAGGAACTGCGCGCACAGCAATTCATCCACGAGGAATCGCGCACCGCGCTCAACCGCGCCGAAGCCGCCTATGCCGATGCCAGCCAGCGTCTGTCGCAGGCGCGCCGAGAGGCGAGCGAAAGCCAGACCGCCCACCACCAACTGCAGGTGGAAGTGCTGCGCCTGAGCCAGCAGGCCGAGCAGATGCGTGCCCGCAGCGACCAGATCGGTACCGACCTGGAAGAAATCGACGCCTTGCTTGAAGACCTGCAGGAACGCCGCATGACGGCCGAAGGACGCTTCGAGGAACTGGACATGCAACTGGCCGATGCGCAGGAGCGCCACGCCCAGTTCGATGAAAAAGTGATCGAAGGCGAGCGCAAGCTGGCAACCTGCCGCGAGCAGCAACGCAGCCTGGAGCGTGCCGCGCAGGAGGCCACCTTCGCACAGCGCAGCGTGCAAGCGCGCGCCGCCGAACTGCAGCGTACCCTGGGCACGGCAGCCCAGCAGCTGCAGGCCCTGCAGGCCGAGCAGCAGCGCGCCCGGCAGGATCTGGAATCGCTCACCGCCGCCACGGCCGAAAACGGCCTGCAGCAGGCGCTGGATGCCAAACTGGAGCGCGAGCAGCAACTGGCCGCCCAGCGCAGCACCTACGAAGACCTGACCAGCAAGCTGCGGGCCAGCGATGAGCGCCGCCTGGCGCTGGAACGCGAACTCGAACCGCTACGCCAGCGCATCACCGAACTGCAGCTGAAGGAGCAGGCCGCCCGCATCGGCGTCGAGCAATACGCGCAATCGCTGGCCGAGGCGCAGGTGGACGATGCGGAGATCGCCCGCAGCATCGAGGAAGAGGGCGTGCGCCTGCACGGCCTGCAGACCGAGATTGACCGCATCCAGCGCGAAATTGCCGCCCTGGGGGCCGTCAACCTGGCTGCCATGGAAGAATTGGCCAGCTCGCGCGAGCGCAAGACCTTTCTGGATGCGCAATCGGCCGATCTGATGGACGCCATCGACACCCTCGAAGACGCCATCCGCAAGATCGACGGCGAAACGCGCGAACTGCTGGGCTCCACCTTCGAGACCGTGAACGAGCACTTCGGCCGCATGTTCCCCGAACTGTTCGGCGGCGGCCAGGCCCGGTTGATCATGACCGGCGACGAAATCCTCGACTCCGGCGTGCAGGTGATGGCACAGCCTCCGGGCAAGAAGAACCAGACCATTCACCTGCTCTCCGGCGGCGAAAAGGCGCTGACGGCCATCGCGCTGGTATTTGCCATCTTCCAGCTCAACCCGGCACCGTTCTGCCTGCTGGACGAGGTGGACGCGCCGCTGGACGATGCCAACACCGAGCGCTATGCCAAGCTGGTGACGGCCATGAGCCGCCAGGGCACGCAGTTCCTGTTCATCAGCCACAACAAGATCGCCATGGAAATGGCCGAACAGCTGATCGGCGTGACCATGCAGGAGCAGGGCGTTTCGCGCATCGTGGCGGTGGACATGGAGTCGGCCGTTTCCATGGCGGAAGTGGCCTGA
- the dapE gene encoding succinyl-diaminopimelate desuccinylase → MSDTLLLAEQLIALPSVTPDDAGCLPLIASHLEPLGFQCERIDSGPDHFRVSNLWALRLGSRGEAGKTLVFAGHTDVVPTGPEAEWTSPPFLPTHRDGKLYGRGASDMKTSLAAMVMAVRDYLAAEPDTSLNIAFLLTSDEEGPATDGTVAVCKVLRERGTRLDYCVVGEPTSVECTGDMIKNGRRGSMSGKLTVHGVQGHIAYPQLAKNPIHLAAPALAELVGITWDQGNAFFPPTSWQISNIHGGTGASNVIPGSVVIDFNFRFCTESTPESLQQRLEAVLKKHALEYTLDWTISGLPFLTQPGDLVNAVQQAIRDETGIETELSTSGGTSDGRFIAQLCPQVIELGPPNATIHKINEHVALADIAPLTGIYRRILTNLAKAEHA, encoded by the coding sequence GTGTCCGACACCCTTCTTCTTGCCGAACAACTGATCGCCCTGCCCTCCGTCACGCCGGACGATGCCGGCTGCCTGCCGCTGATCGCCAGCCATCTCGAACCCCTGGGTTTTCAGTGCGAGCGCATCGACAGCGGCCCGGACCACTTCCGTGTCAGCAACCTGTGGGCGCTGCGCCTGGGCAGCCGGGGTGAAGCCGGCAAGACGCTGGTTTTCGCAGGGCATACCGACGTGGTCCCCACCGGCCCCGAAGCCGAGTGGACCAGCCCGCCCTTCCTGCCCACGCACCGCGACGGCAAGCTCTACGGCCGCGGCGCCAGCGACATGAAGACCTCGCTCGCCGCCATGGTGATGGCCGTGCGCGACTATCTGGCTGCCGAGCCGGACACCTCTCTCAACATCGCCTTCCTGCTCACCAGCGATGAGGAAGGCCCGGCCACCGATGGCACAGTTGCCGTCTGCAAGGTGCTGCGCGAGCGCGGCACGCGCCTGGACTACTGCGTGGTGGGCGAGCCCACTTCGGTGGAATGCACCGGCGACATGATCAAGAACGGTCGTCGCGGCTCCATGAGCGGCAAGCTCACCGTGCACGGCGTGCAGGGCCATATCGCCTATCCGCAGTTGGCGAAGAACCCGATTCACCTCGCTGCCCCTGCGCTGGCTGAGCTGGTCGGCATCACCTGGGATCAGGGCAATGCCTTCTTCCCGCCCACCAGCTGGCAGATCAGCAATATCCACGGCGGCACCGGCGCCAGCAACGTCATTCCCGGCTCGGTCGTGATCGACTTCAATTTCCGCTTCTGCACCGAGTCCACCCCCGAGAGCCTGCAGCAGCGCCTGGAAGCGGTGCTGAAAAAACACGCACTCGAATACACGCTCGACTGGACCATCAGCGGCTTACCTTTCCTCACCCAGCCGGGCGATCTGGTCAACGCCGTGCAGCAGGCCATCCGCGACGAAACCGGCATCGAAACCGAACTGTCCACCAGCGGCGGCACCAGCGACGGCCGCTTCATCGCGCAACTGTGCCCGCAGGTGATCGAGCTCGGCCCCCCGAATGCCACCATCCACAAGATCAACGAGCATGTGGCGCTGGCGGATATCGCCCCCCTGACCGGCATCTATCGCCGCATTCTGACCAACCTGGCAAAAGCGGAACACGCGTGA
- the dapD gene encoding 2,3,4,5-tetrahydropyridine-2,6-dicarboxylate N-succinyltransferase, with the protein MSTIQLQTIIENAWDHRAEISPSSAPKEIVDAVEHVLAELDAGTLRVATREAVGQWTVHQWIKKAVLLSFRLRDNEVMKAGDLTFYDKVPTKFGNMNANELQAAGVRVVPPAMARRGSYIAKGAILMPSYVNIGAYVDEGSMVDTWATVGSCAQVGKHVHLSGGVGLGGVLEPLQAGPTIIEDNCFIGARSEIVEGVIVEENSVISMGVYIGQSTPIYDRTTGEISYGRVPAGSVVISGSLPKDNGRYSLYAAIIVKRVDAQTRAKTSLNDLLRD; encoded by the coding sequence ATGAGCACCATCCAACTGCAGACCATCATCGAAAACGCCTGGGACCATCGCGCCGAAATTTCTCCCTCCAGCGCTCCGAAGGAAATCGTCGATGCGGTGGAACATGTGCTGGCCGAGCTGGATGCCGGTACCCTGCGCGTGGCCACGCGCGAGGCGGTGGGCCAGTGGACGGTGCACCAGTGGATCAAGAAGGCCGTGCTGCTGAGTTTCCGCCTGCGCGACAACGAGGTGATGAAAGCCGGCGATCTGACCTTTTACGACAAGGTGCCCACCAAGTTCGGCAACATGAACGCCAACGAACTGCAGGCTGCAGGCGTGCGCGTGGTACCGCCGGCCATGGCGCGCCGCGGCAGCTATATCGCCAAGGGCGCCATCCTGATGCCGTCCTATGTCAACATCGGCGCCTACGTGGATGAAGGCTCCATGGTCGACACCTGGGCCACCGTGGGCAGTTGCGCCCAGGTCGGCAAGCATGTGCACCTGAGCGGCGGCGTGGGTCTGGGTGGTGTGCTTGAGCCGCTGCAGGCGGGTCCGACCATCATCGAGGACAACTGCTTCATTGGCGCCCGCTCGGAGATCGTCGAGGGCGTAATCGTGGAAGAGAACTCCGTGATCAGCATGGGCGTGTACATCGGCCAGAGCACGCCGATCTACGACCGCACCACGGGCGAAATCAGCTATGGCCGCGTGCCGGCCGGCTCCGTCGTGATCAGCGGCAGCCTGCCCAAGGACAATGGCCGCTACAGCCTGTACGCGGCCATCATCGTCAAGCGCGTCGATGCACAGACCCGTGCCAAGACCAGCCTGAACGACCTGCTGCGCGACTGA
- the dapC gene encoding succinyldiaminopimelate transaminase, which translates to MNPRLSLLQPYPFERLRQLFADITPNPDYAPISLGIGEPKHPTPPFIQQALCDATMGQPGLAGYPATVGEPGLRQACADWMQRRYGVTVDPATQVLSVNGSREALFAIAQTVIDPTGNAIVLCPNPFYQIYEGAALLAGATPWYAPSVPERNFAVDWDSVPEDIWQRTRLIYVCSPGNPTGAVMPLDEWQKLFALSDRYGFVIASDECYSEIWFRDEAPLGGLEAAQKLGRHDFRNLLMFTSLSKRSNVPGLRSGFVAGDAALVKSFLLYRTYHGSAMNPVVQKASALAWGDEAHVEDNRRMYRDKFAQVTPVLADVLDVALPDAGFYLWAHVGKTCDGSDTEFARQLLQQVNVTVLPGSFLAREAHGHNPGAGRIRMALVAETAQCMEAAQRIRNFVQSLSS; encoded by the coding sequence ATGAATCCCCGCCTGTCCCTGCTGCAACCCTACCCCTTCGAGCGGCTACGCCAGCTGTTTGCCGACATCACGCCCAACCCGGACTACGCCCCCATCAGCCTGGGCATCGGTGAACCCAAACATCCCACGCCGCCCTTCATCCAGCAGGCACTCTGCGATGCCACCATGGGCCAGCCTGGCCTGGCCGGCTACCCGGCCACCGTGGGTGAACCGGGCCTGCGCCAGGCCTGTGCCGACTGGATGCAGCGCCGCTACGGCGTGACGGTCGATCCCGCCACGCAGGTGTTGAGCGTGAACGGCTCGCGCGAGGCACTGTTTGCCATCGCGCAAACGGTGATCGACCCCACCGGCAACGCCATCGTGCTGTGCCCCAATCCGTTCTACCAGATCTACGAAGGCGCCGCCCTGCTCGCCGGCGCCACGCCCTGGTATGCCCCCAGCGTGCCGGAGCGCAACTTTGCAGTGGACTGGGACAGCGTGCCGGAAGATATCTGGCAACGCACGCGCCTGATCTATGTCTGCTCGCCGGGCAACCCCACCGGCGCCGTGATGCCGCTGGACGAATGGCAGAAGCTGTTCGCCCTGTCCGACCGCTACGGTTTCGTGATTGCCTCGGACGAGTGCTACAGCGAGATCTGGTTCCGCGACGAGGCTCCGCTCGGCGGCCTGGAAGCCGCGCAGAAGCTGGGGCGCCATGATTTCCGCAACCTGCTGATGTTCACCAGTCTGTCCAAGCGCAGCAATGTGCCGGGGCTGCGCAGCGGCTTTGTCGCAGGCGACGCCGCGTTGGTCAAGTCCTTCCTGCTGTACCGCACCTACCATGGCAGCGCCATGAATCCGGTGGTGCAAAAGGCCAGCGCCCTCGCCTGGGGCGACGAGGCCCATGTGGAGGACAACCGCCGCATGTACCGCGACAAGTTCGCGCAGGTCACGCCCGTGCTGGCCGACGTGCTGGACGTGGCACTGCCCGATGCCGGCTTCTACCTCTGGGCCCATGTCGGCAAGACCTGCGATGGCTCGGATACCGAGTTTGCCCGCCAGCTGCTGCAACAGGTCAACGTGACGGTGCTGCCCGGCAGCTTCCTCGCCCGCGAGGCGCATGGCCACAACCCCGGCGCCGGCCGCATCCGCATGGCCCTGGTGGCCGAGACCGCACAGTGCATGGAAGCCGCCCAGCGCATCCGCAACTTCGTCCAGTCCCTTTCTTCCTGA
- the prmB gene encoding 50S ribosomal protein L3 N(5)-glutamine methyltransferase, giving the protein MTDTLTPLHALVRQQAERLEAAGVALGHGTATPFDEAAWLVLWQLGLPLDTDLDGPAQPTPTQEQLQQVDQLVTRRIQTRQPAAYLTREAWLQGVAFYVDERAIIPRSLIAETLADGSIDAFLHPETCHVLDLCTGNGSLAVLAALAWPDVVVEAADISTDALAVAAINVEKHGLQQRIRLLQSDGLANCTGPYDLILCNPPYVNAHSMAALPPEFQAEPDLALAGGEDGMDFIRPLLAAAPARLSERGVLVLEIGHERDHFEAAFPHLNPLWLETSAGGDQVLLLTREALLEQAA; this is encoded by the coding sequence ATGACTGATACCCTCACCCCCCTGCATGCGCTGGTCCGCCAGCAGGCCGAACGCCTCGAAGCCGCCGGCGTGGCCCTGGGACACGGCACGGCCACGCCCTTTGACGAAGCCGCCTGGCTGGTGCTGTGGCAACTCGGCCTGCCGCTGGACACCGACCTGGACGGCCCGGCCCAGCCGACTCCCACGCAGGAGCAACTGCAGCAGGTCGACCAGCTCGTCACCCGCCGCATCCAGACGCGCCAGCCCGCTGCCTACCTCACGCGCGAAGCCTGGCTGCAAGGCGTGGCCTTCTACGTGGACGAACGCGCCATCATCCCGCGCAGCCTGATCGCCGAGACCCTGGCCGATGGCAGCATCGATGCTTTTCTGCACCCCGAAACCTGTCATGTGCTGGACCTGTGTACCGGCAACGGCAGCCTGGCGGTGCTGGCGGCCCTGGCGTGGCCTGATGTGGTGGTCGAGGCCGCCGATATCTCCACCGACGCGCTGGCCGTGGCCGCCATCAACGTGGAAAAGCACGGCCTGCAGCAACGCATCCGCCTGCTTCAGAGTGACGGCCTGGCCAACTGCACCGGCCCCTACGACCTGATCCTGTGCAACCCGCCCTACGTCAACGCGCACAGCATGGCGGCGCTGCCGCCCGAATTCCAGGCCGAGCCCGATCTGGCCCTGGCCGGCGGCGAAGACGGCATGGATTTCATCCGCCCGCTGCTGGCTGCCGCCCCTGCACGCCTGAGCGAGCGTGGCGTGCTGGTGCTGGAAATCGGCCACGAGCGCGACCATTTCGAAGCAGCCTTCCCGCACCTGAACCCGCTCTGGCTCGAAACCAGCGCCGGTGGTGACCAGGTGCTGCTGCTCACGCGCGAAGCCCTGCTGGAGCAAGCCGCATGA
- a CDS encoding cell division protein ZipA C-terminal FtsZ-binding domain-containing protein, giving the protein MSNTLQIGLAAAGALVLAGLVAHNAWQARKSQPRRPDPAPQASATVSEADGVDAALQATDMLPPGAGPELAGQDDAAPNHPAANGGSAPEHGESDAITQKISLNTGPDRKLLLDPLLDAMATIVLDQGAVVSGEAAQAALPATRRVDTKPFAVEGRNRDSGLWEPPVAGQFYDQFQAGVQLANRSGPLNEIAFSEFTLKTQAVADAINGTPHFPEMLEEVARARELDQFASANDARLSFVLRARQAAWSPGYLQQCAARHGFVPGVLPGRLVLPASVEGAPPLLSLEYDTQAALAEDLEQAALYEALLCLEVTHVHREEQPFARMCEAALHLAKDMDGNITDGNGQRITADTMDAIANDLEGLYNTLEQHDFAAGSALARRLFS; this is encoded by the coding sequence ATGAGCAATACCCTACAAATCGGATTGGCCGCTGCAGGCGCCCTGGTTCTGGCCGGACTGGTCGCCCACAACGCCTGGCAGGCGCGCAAGAGCCAGCCGCGCCGGCCCGATCCTGCACCGCAGGCCAGCGCCACCGTGTCCGAAGCCGATGGCGTGGATGCCGCCCTGCAGGCCACTGACATGCTGCCTCCGGGGGCCGGCCCCGAGCTGGCAGGGCAGGACGATGCAGCGCCAAATCACCCGGCGGCAAATGGCGGGTCCGCTCCGGAACACGGCGAATCCGATGCCATCACCCAGAAAATCAGCCTTAATACCGGCCCCGACCGCAAGCTGCTGCTTGATCCGCTGCTGGATGCCATGGCCACCATCGTGCTGGATCAGGGCGCCGTGGTTTCGGGCGAGGCGGCCCAGGCGGCACTGCCCGCTACCCGTCGCGTCGATACCAAGCCGTTCGCCGTGGAAGGCCGCAACCGCGACAGCGGCCTGTGGGAGCCGCCGGTTGCCGGGCAGTTCTACGACCAGTTCCAGGCCGGTGTGCAACTGGCCAACCGCAGCGGTCCGCTCAACGAGATCGCCTTTTCCGAATTCACGCTCAAGACCCAGGCCGTGGCCGATGCCATCAACGGCACGCCGCATTTCCCCGAAATGCTCGAAGAAGTGGCCCGTGCCCGCGAACTGGACCAGTTCGCCAGCGCCAACGACGCGCGCCTGAGCTTCGTGCTGCGTGCGCGCCAGGCCGCCTGGAGCCCCGGTTACCTGCAGCAATGTGCTGCCCGCCACGGTTTCGTGCCCGGCGTGCTGCCAGGCCGCCTGGTGCTGCCGGCATCGGTCGAAGGCGCGCCGCCGTTGCTCAGCCTCGAGTACGACACGCAGGCCGCGCTGGCCGAAGACCTGGAACAGGCAGCCCTCTACGAAGCCCTGCTGTGCCTGGAAGTGACTCACGTGCACCGCGAGGAACAGCCCTTTGCGCGCATGTGCGAGGCGGCACTGCATCTGGCCAAGGACATGGACGGCAATATCACCGACGGCAACGGCCAGCGCATCACGGCCGACACCATGGATGCCATTGCCAATGATCTGGAAGGCCTGTACAACACGCTGGAGCAGCATGATTTCGCGGCCGGCTCGGCACTGGCCCGCCGCCTGTTCTCCTGA